Genomic segment of Arachnia propionica:
GGAGGAGGGCTCCACGCTGGAGCGGCTCGTGATCCTGACGGCCTCCCGGCAGGCGGCCCAGGAACTGAGGAGGGACATCATCCGGCGACGTGGGGGAGCCGAGGTCGGGGCCCGCGTGACGACCGTGCACGGGTTCGCCCTGGGGCTGTTGCGGGAACTGGGAGATCCGGCACAGGACCTCAGGCTGCTCCGGGCCCCGGAGCAGGAACAGCGGCTCCGGGACCTGCTCGAGGGCGAGGGTGAGCAGTCCTGGCCTGAGGAGGTCCGTGCCGCAGCCCGGACGCGCGCCTTCGCCCGGCAACTGCGTGAGGTGCTGGCCCGGGCCCGGCAACTCGGTCTCGACCCGGAACACGTCATAGAACTCGCCTTGGGAGACCCGGTCTTCGAGGCGGTCGGGCGTTTCTTCGAGACCTACCTGACGATCGCCGATTTCGACGGGGCCCTCGACTACACCGAACTGGTTCATCGCGCGCGCCTGCTCCTGGCCGACACCACCGTCGCAGAGGCCTGCCGTTCTCGATTCGATGCGGTGCTGGTCGACGACGCCCAGGAACTCGACCAAGTGGCGGCAAACCTGTTGGGGGACCTGGCCCGGATCGGTCTTCCCCTGCTTGTGTTCGGTGATCCCCAGCAGAGACTCGGTTCCTTCCGCGGCGCCTCGGCCTCCAGCATCACCCTGCTGCGCAGACTGCCCGGGGCCGAGACCCTCGGGCTCGTCACGGGCCACCGGAATCGCCCGGCCGTGGCGAAGGCGCTCGCCGGGATCCGGGAACGGCTGGACGCGGGCGACGCCCCACCCGCTGCCGCCCCCACACCGGGCGGGGGATCACTCGTCACGGTCAGCATCTACGACGACTCGGCGGCGGAAACCGCCCACCTGGCCGCCGCGCTGCGCGAGGCGGTGCTGGTGGACGGCTGCGCCTGGCACGAGCTCGCGGTGATCGCACGATCCGGGCGCAGCCAGCTGACCCCCCTGGCCCGCGAACTGACGGCGCGGGGAATCCCCGTGGAGGTGGCCGGTGACGAACTGGCCCTCGGATCCCAGTGCGCCGTGGAAACCCTCCTGGCCGGGTTGACCGGGGCGGCGAACCTCGAACATCTCGGGAACGAGGCCGTAACCCGGCTGCTGGCCGGTCCCCTCTGCGAACTGGACGCGGTGGGACAGCGCGCGCTGATCCGGTCCCTGCTTGCCACCGGGGCCGGGGACCCGGACTCCCGTGACCTGCTCGGGAAGTGCCTCGGCCGGCCGGAACTGCTGAAGGCCTTCCCCGGCCCCGAGGCCGAACGCGTCCGGGCGCTCGGGCTCCTGCTCGTCAGGGCTGCCGGGAAACTCACCCGGGGAGCCCCAGTGGCAGAGGTGCTGTGGACGATTTGGAACGGAACCGGATGGCCCGACAGGTTGCGGGAAGCCGCCCTGGCGGGATCGCGCGGCGCCAACCAGGACCTGGACGCCGTCGTCGAACTGTTCGAGCTCGCGGGGCGCCGTCAGGAACTCGCCGGGCACCACGGCGCAGATGCCTTCTGCTCGGCCGTGATGCGTGAGGAGATCCCCGCAGACACCGGGCGCGAACTCTCCATCCAGGGGCGCGGCGTCAGGCTCCTCACGGCCCACCGCTCCCGCACCGGCTCCTGGCGGAGGGTGTACGTGATCGGGGTCAGCGAGGGAACATGGCCGCAGACCGGCTGGCGGGGCCTGCTGCTGGACCCGGACCGTCTCGCCCCCGACCACCTGGATGCGGCCAGCACCGCCGGCCAGATCGCGTCCGAGAGGCGATCCTTCTACGTAGCCTGTTCCCGGGCATCGGAGCAGCTGCACATCAGCGCGCCGGCGGCCAGCGAGGCCGAACCGGCGGAACCGTCACGGTTCTGCCGGGAACCGGGGGTGGCCCCCGTGCGCGTCGCGGGACTGCCCGGGCAGCGGCAGACGGCGGCATCCCTGATCGCCGAGCTGCGGCGGGTCGCGGCGGACCCCGCAGAGTCCCCGGCCATGCGGCGGGCGGCCGCGTTGCGCCTGGCCCATCTCGCAGACATCACCGACCAGCAGTGCCGCCCGGCGTTTCGTGAGGCCCGCCCCGAGAACTGGTGGGGGGTGAAACAACCCTCCTCCCCGGACTGGAGGACGTCACGGCCACTGGTCATCACCGGATCCACCCTGCAGGCGCTCCTGACCTGCCCGCGGCAGTGGTTCCTCTCACGCAGGGGCGGAGCCGACCGGCCCCGAGGCCCCCAGGCCGGTGTGGGCGACGTGATCCACCGGCTGGCCCAGCGGGCAGCATGGGGAACCATGGGACTCGCGGAGATGCTCCAGGGCCTGGACGAGGTTTGGCCCCGGCTCCGTTTCGAGGCCCGCTGGATGGAGACGGCCGAGAAGGAACAGATGCGCCGGGCACTGACCCGGTTCCACACCTGGAACGAGACAAACCCCGACGAGCTCCTCGGGGTCGAGGTGAACTTCGAGGCCCCGATCGTCGTCAAGGACGTGCCGGTCCTGCTGCGCGGCACCGTGGACCGGCTCGAGCTGCGGGACGGGAAACTGTCCGTGGTGGACCTCAAGACCGGTCGCCGCCCCCCGACCAGGGCCGAAGTGGCCGAACACACCCAGCTCGGGGTGTATCAACTCGCCGCCAGGCTCGGGGCGTTCGAGGCCCTGGCGCCCGGAATCAGGGAGGTGGCAGAACCGTCGCTGCTCCAGCTCCGGCACGGCGGAGCACTACCGGAACGGCAATTCCAACCGGTCCTGCCGGAGGGCCCCTCCTGGCTCACCGAGAAACTGGAACAGGCGGTCGAGATCCTCCAGAGGGGGACCTTTGAGGCCCGGGAGGGACCGCAGTGCGCCTGGTGCGCGTTCGGGTCCTCCTGCCCGGCGATCAACCCCGGAGGCATGGAATGAAACCACTGAACGACCCCGGCGACCTGTGCGAGGCACTCGGAATCCCGTTCAGCCCGGAACAGCTGAACGCTATCTGCGACCCGCTCGAACCACAGGTGATCGTCGCCGGAGCGGGTACGGGGAAAACCACGGTCATGGCCGCCCGGGTCGTGTGGCTGGTGGGCACCGGGCAGGTGCGGGCCGAGCAGGTCCTCGGGCTGACCTTCACCCGGAAGGCCGCCGCGGAGTTGGGAGGGCGCATCTGTCACGCCTTGGAACGGGCCGACTTGGCCTCCCGGGACGAGACGGAGGGCGGCGAGATGGTGCTCACCTACGACGCCTTCGCCGCCCGGCTCGTCCGGGAACACGGCCTGAGGCTGGGCATCGAGGCCGATGCCAGGCTGCTGTCCGGGGCTTCCAGGTTCAGGGTTGCCGCCCGGGCGGTTGCCGAGCACCCCCTGCCCCTCGAACACCTGTCCCGGCTGTCCCCTCGCCAGCTCCCGGAACGGGTGCTGGCCCTGGATGCGGCCCTGGGATCACACCTGGCAACGCCCGCGCAGGTCAGGGAGTTCTCCCTGCGGGCCCGGGCCCGGTTCGAGAAGGCACCGCTGTGGCGGGGATCACCGACGAAGGCGGTTCTCGAGGCCCAGGGGGCCATCGACGAGCGTCTGGAGTTGTTGGAACTCGTCGAGACCTACCGGGAACTCAAGAAGAAACTCGGCCTGGTGGAATTCGCCGACCAGCAGGCCCAGGCAGTGGAATTGGCGCAATCATTCCCCGCGGTCGGCGCCACGCTCAGACAACGGTTCCGGGTAGTCCTGCTCGATGAGTACCAGGACACATCGTCGGCGCAGGCAATCCTGCTGCGCGCACTGTTCAGCGGCGCCGATACCGCGTCGGGCCGCGGGTTTCCCGTGACCGCCGTCGGGGATCCGAACCAGGCGATCTACGGGTGGCGCGGAGCAGCCGCCTCGAACATCCTCGGGTTTCCCACCCACTTCCCCGGGGCAACGGGGGAACCCGCAAAGGAGTTCACGCTCACCATCAACCGCCGCAGCGGCAGCCGGATCCTGGAGGTGGGCAACGCCCTGGCCGAGCCGCTCACGCGCAACAGGGGCGGGGGGGTGGAACTACGCCCCGGGGAGGGTGCACCCGATGGTGAGGTCCGTGTCCTGTGCTTCGACACCCTCGCGGAGGAACTCGACTGGCTGGCGACCGACGTCACGGCCCGGCATGCCGAGGGCACGGCATGGCGGGACATCGCCGTCCTGACCCGCCGCAACGACGTCCTGACCTCGGTGTGGGAACGTCTCCGCGAACACGACGTTCCCGTGGAGATCGTCGGTATCGGGGGCCTGCTTCGGCTACCGGAGATCGCCCCCGTGGTGGCCACCCTGAAGGTACTCGCCGACCCTTTGGCAAACGCCGAGGTGGCCGGGCTGCTCACCGGGGAACGCTGGCGGCTCGGTCTGGCCGATCTGGCCGCGCTGGCGCGGCGCGCCCGGGAGCTGGCGCCGGGGGAGGCCGCGGAGGAACCGCTTCCGTTGCCCGAGGAATTGACCGAACTCGTCTCGCGTGCCGATCCGGCTTGCGCACCCTCGCTGTTGGACGCCATGAACGATCCGGGGCAGGCCGCCATCAGCGGCGAGGGGAGGGCGCGGCTGGAACGGTTCACCTCGGAACTCGCCGAGCTGCGCAGGCACTTGGACGAGCCCGTCCCCGAGCTGGTGCGCCGCGTGATCTCCCGGCTCGGCCTGGAGGCCGAACAACTGGTGCGCGGGGACACCTCCCAGCTTGCGCGGTTCATCGCGGCCTGCTCCACCTACCCCGACATCGACGGCGACGGGAGCCTGGCCGGGTTACTGGCATGGCTGGATGCCGAGGAGGAACACGGGGACGCGCTGGAACGCGCCACACCGACCGCAGCCGATTCGGTGAAGCTGCTCACCGTCCACCGGGCCAAGGGACTGGAATGGCACACGGTCTACCTGCCGGCGCTGTCGGAGGGGGTGTTTCCCGGGACCGACCGGACGGGAAACTGGAGCACGAATTCGCGTCTGCTGCCCGCGCCGCTCAGGGGAGACGCGGATGCGATCCCCCAGCTCGCCGACTACTCCAAGCGGGGCATCGACGCCTACCGGGAGGAGTTGAAGCAGGAGCACCGGCTCTCCGAGGACCGGCTGGCCTATGTCGCCGCCACCAGGGCGAAACGACTGCTCGTCGTCTCAGCCCACACCTGGGCGCCCGGGCTGAAACGGGCACGCGGCCGTTCACGCTATTTCGAGGATGCGGCAGCACTCCACGAGGGATCCTCCATGCCGCCTCCCCTGGAGGAAAATCCCCGACCCACGGCTGCCCGGACCGCGGCCTGGCCCGTTCCCGTCACGGACCGGGCGGCCGCCACGGCCCACGCCGCGGCCCTGGTCCGTCAGGCGCGGGAGGTGATCGCATCCGGGGGGGACGAGACCGGCTGGGTCTGGGGGTCGGGCGTCGCCTCGGCGGCGGAACAGGAGAGGATCGCGGCGTGGGACCGGGACGCTGCTTTCCTGGCCGAGCAACTGACCCGGAGGACGAACCGGAACCTGACCCTGCCCGCCGGCCTGTCGGCCACCGCGCTCATGGAACTGCGGAAGAACCCGGTGGGTTTCGCCGAGCGCCTGGCGCGCCGGATGCCGCGGGAACCGAAACGCAGCACGCGGCTGGGGGAGCGGTTCCACGAATGGGTGATGGCGCGGTTCTCCGTCAGTCCCGGTTTCGACGAACTCGAGTTCCGGGCTCGCGCGGAGGAACCCGAGCTGGAACGCCTCAAACGGGCCTTCGAGGCAAGCCGGTTCGCGAACCTGACGCCACTCGGAATCGAGGTTCCGTTCCTGCTCCGCTGGGAATCGCTGGTGCTGCGCGGGCGGATCGACGCGGTCTTTCCCAGCGACGACCCGGCCTTCGATGCGCTCGTGGTCGACTGGAAAATCGGTGATTCGAATGCGGACCCACTGCAACTGGCCATCTACCGACAGGCCTGGGCCAAGGCCCGTGGCCTGGAACCGGGACGGGTGGCCACTGCCTTCCACCACGTCCTGGCCAACCGTCTGGAGCCGGTGGTGGCGAGCCCGGAACTGATCCGGGCCGCAACGGCGGCAATCATTCCTTGAGGCGTGCCGTCTCGTCGTGGATTCGCGCAGCCACCTGGGCGAGCTTCTCGCGGTGCTTGTTCGCGTGATGTGCGCAGAACAGCAACTCGCCGCCGCTGCTCAACTCCACGCGGAGGTAGGCCTGAGCGCCGCAACGGTCGCACCGGTCCATGGCGGTGAGGCTGCCGGTGGCCTGTTCAGTGGCGGTGTTGGTCATGCTCGCCCTTCCTTTCCGAATTACCTCTGTGCCGTTCCTAACGTAGCGCGTCCCTCCAACATTCCCCTCCTCGGGGCGCAGCAGCCGTCGAACCTCTTGCTGACGTGGCTGCTTGCTTCCCGGTAACCTGTCCCGGTGCGTTCGAACCCCAACACCCACACCCCCCGCGACTACGGAGCCAAGAACCTGCTGGTCCTGGAGGGCCTCGAGGCGGTGCGCAAACGCCCGGCCATGTATATCGGATCCACGGACACCCGTGGCCTGATGCACTGCCTGTGGGAGATCATCGACAACGCCGTTGACGAGGCCCTCTCCGGTTTCGGCGACCGCATCACGGTAACCCTCCATGAGGACGGCTCCGTCGAGGTCGTGGATCACGCCCGCGGCATCCCCGTCGACAAGGAACCGCGCACGGGCCTCAGCGGTGTCGAGGTGGTCTACACCCGGCTCCACGCGGGCGGGAAGTTCGGGAACTCCTCTTACAACGCAACCGGTGGGCTTCACGGAGTTGGTGCCTCCGTGGTCAATGCGCTCAGCTCCCGCCTGGACGTCGAGGTGGACCGGGAAGGAGCCACCTGGGCCATGAGTTTCCGGCGCGGGGTGCCCGGGATCTTCGGCGGCGAAGGACCGGATGCTCCCTTCACCCCGGCCTCAGGTCTGCGGAAACTTGGGCGGGTGCCGAAGAACCGCACGGGAACCCGGGTGCGCTACTGGAGCGATGAACAGATCTTCCTCGCCGACGCCGGTCTCTCCCTGCCCCAGCTCCACGACCGGGCGCGCCAGACCTCCTTCCTCGTCCCGGGTCTGCGCCTGGAGGTGACCGATGCCCGCGGGGGAGAACGCGAAACAGAGGTGTTCCTCCACGAGGGAGGCATCACGGAGTTCGTGGATTTCCTGGCGAAGGACGCCCCGTTGACGGAGGCGCTGCGGCTGACCGGCGGTGATTCGTTCACCGAGACCGTGCCGATGCTCGACGAGGCCGGGGTGATGACCGCCACCGACGTGGAACGCAGCCTCGAGGTCGACATCGCGGCGCGGTGGGGCACCGGATACGACAACCAGGTGCGTTCCTTCGTCAACATCATCGCCACCCCCAAGGGCGGTACCCACGTATCCGGTTTCGAACGGGGGGTGGTAAAGGCATTCACGAAGGCCCTCGACGGGACCCGGTTGTTGAAGAACGGGGACGAAATCGTCAAGGACGACTGCCTCGAGGGACTGACCGCAGTGGTCACCGTCCGGCTCGCGGAGCCGCAGTTCGAGGGACAGACGAAGGAGGTGCTGGGCACCCCTCCCGTGCAGCGCCTGGTGGCGCGTATCGTCGAGAACGAGCTCACGGATTTCCTGACCAGCTCCAGGGCCGCGACCAAGCAGGTGGCGCGAACCCTCATGGAGAAGGTGGTGAACGCCTCCCGCGCCCGCGTCCAGGCCCGGGCGCACCGCGAGAACCAGCGCCGGAAGAACGCCCTCGAGTCGTCGTCACTGCCACCGAAACTGAAGGACTGCCGCAGCGCCGACGGCGAGTTGAGCGAGCTGTTCATCGTCGAGGGTGACTCGGCGCTCGGCACCGCGAACACAGCGCGCAACTCCGAGTTCCAGGCGCTGCTGCCGATTCGCGGCAAGATCCTGAACGTGCAGAAGGCCTCCGTCGGCGACATGTTGAAGAACGCCGAGTGCGCGGCCATCATCCAGGTGGTCGGCGCCGGTTCGGGACGCACCTTCGAGGTGGACGCAGCACGCTACGGCAAGATCATCTTCATGGCGGACGCCGACTCCGACGGAGCCCACATCCGCTGCCTGCTCGCCACGCTGTTCTTCCGCTACATGCGTCCCCTCGTGGAAGCAGGCCGGGTCTATTCGGCGGTTCCCCCGCTGCACCGTTTCGAACTGATCAATCCGAAACGGGGCATGGAGAAATACATCTACACCTACACCGACGGGGAGTACCAACGGAAGGCCGCGGAGCTGACGAAGAAGGGGGTGCGGTTCAAAGAACCGCAGCGTTACAAGGGGCTGGGTGAGATGGACGCCCATCAGCTGGCGGAAACCACCATGGATCCCAGGCGTCGCACCTTGAGACGCCTGACCGTGGACGACGCGGAACGAGCGGAGGCCGTCTTCGAGATGCTGATGGGCAATGACGTGGCGCCGCGCAAGGAGTTCATAGTCGCGGGCGCCTACGCGCTGGAATCCGACCGCATAGACGTCTGAGGAAGGCTTGTTCACGGGCCACCCCTCGACCGCGAAGCCCTCGATCGGGGCAGACCTGGGGATGGCCGTGAACGAGCCTCGTGGCACCCGGAACAACACCGCCCCTAAGGTCGGGGTGTGGAGCGCAATTCCTTGAGATGAGCGCGGATCTTCCTCAATGCCCAGTCGTAATGGCTGGATGTCGCGGATGTGCAGTAGGAGCCCAGGGTCGTCGTTCCCGTCCAGGCGAACCGGCCCTTCTCGAACAGTTCGGCGTTGCTGAAGGAGTTGATCAAGGCCATCACCTGTTCGTGGGAGGAGCGCACGAGTCGTTCTGCCTCCTCCAGTGTGGTTGACTGGTGCTGGCACCAGAACTGCTCGTTCAACTTGCCGTAGGTCCTCCAGTTGTGGGGTGCGGGCAGGAACGGCCTTGATTGCCCGTTCCTGTTGTCCCTCACCCAGGTCAGCAGAAGCTGGTGCCATTCGTACAGGTGCGTCAGGACGTCCCGAACGTTCTTGTCGCGCTGCCAATGAGCCTCTTTCCTGTTGCCCCCGCCGCTGAAGTCGAACGAAACGGCGTGCTCGTGATCGCTCATCGAATCGCACAGCGCGCACAGTTCTTCGAACCGCTCGGCCGCTAGGTGAACCAACTCATTCCTGGACGTCGGTTTCGGCATGGCCTCCACATCTCTTCTCGGGTTTTCGCAAGGCCACGGGCGGCGGGGTTTTCAGAAGATCTGCTCCAGCAGGCCGGTGTCCACGTCGTACATGAATCCCCCCACCTTGGCTCGGTTCTTGATCAGGGGATGGGCCAGCACCGCGGAGACGTCTTGCTTCAAACGGCTCATCTGGTCCGGGCTGGCGCCGAAACTCAGCCACGTGGCGTCCATTCCGTTGCGTTCCGCGATCGACTGGTGCAACGCCTCATCGGTTCCGGACATCGCGCAGCGGGTGTGTGGGATGAGCATGATCCGTTCGACGTGGAGCAGCTGGACTGCCAGCACCAGGCCCGTCATTGTCCAGGGCGCCACCCAGCCGCCGGGGGAACGAAGGATCTTGGCGTCACCGGGACCGAGACCGACCATGGGCAACGGGTCTATGCGTGAATCCATGCAGGTGACGATCGCGACCCCGGCGTGAGCGATGCCATCGATTCCCTTCCGGGAGAAACTTTCCGCATAGCTGCGGTTGGCGGAGAGCAGGTCGTCGAAACTCATGGGATCAACTCAACCACTTCAGGGGTGCGCCGGGCCCCGAGCGCCTCGACCACCCCCTTCAGGGAAACGCCGGAACCGTCGCGTTTCGGCGTGGGTTCCGGCAGGGCAACCGGCGTGCCGTCCGA
This window contains:
- a CDS encoding DNA gyrase/topoisomerase IV subunit B, yielding MRSNPNTHTPRDYGAKNLLVLEGLEAVRKRPAMYIGSTDTRGLMHCLWEIIDNAVDEALSGFGDRITVTLHEDGSVEVVDHARGIPVDKEPRTGLSGVEVVYTRLHAGGKFGNSSYNATGGLHGVGASVVNALSSRLDVEVDREGATWAMSFRRGVPGIFGGEGPDAPFTPASGLRKLGRVPKNRTGTRVRYWSDEQIFLADAGLSLPQLHDRARQTSFLVPGLRLEVTDARGGERETEVFLHEGGITEFVDFLAKDAPLTEALRLTGGDSFTETVPMLDEAGVMTATDVERSLEVDIAARWGTGYDNQVRSFVNIIATPKGGTHVSGFERGVVKAFTKALDGTRLLKNGDEIVKDDCLEGLTAVVTVRLAEPQFEGQTKEVLGTPPVQRLVARIVENELTDFLTSSRAATKQVARTLMEKVVNASRARVQARAHRENQRRKNALESSSLPPKLKDCRSADGELSELFIVEGDSALGTANTARNSEFQALLPIRGKILNVQKASVGDMLKNAECAAIIQVVGAGSGRTFEVDAARYGKIIFMADADSDGAHIRCLLATLFFRYMRPLVEAGRVYSAVPPLHRFELINPKRGMEKYIYTYTDGEYQRKAAELTKKGVRFKEPQRYKGLGEMDAHQLAETTMDPRRRTLRRLTVDDAERAEAVFEMLMGNDVAPRKEFIVAGAYALESDRIDV
- a CDS encoding beta-class carbonic anhydrase yields the protein MSFDDLLSANRSYAESFSRKGIDGIAHAGVAIVTCMDSRIDPLPMVGLGPGDAKILRSPGGWVAPWTMTGLVLAVQLLHVERIMLIPHTRCAMSGTDEALHQSIAERNGMDATWLSFGASPDQMSRLKQDVSAVLAHPLIKNRAKVGGFMYDVDTGLLEQIF
- a CDS encoding ClbS/DfsB family four-helix bundle protein yields the protein MPKPTSRNELVHLAAERFEELCALCDSMSDHEHAVSFDFSGGGNRKEAHWQRDKNVRDVLTHLYEWHQLLLTWVRDNRNGQSRPFLPAPHNWRTYGKLNEQFWCQHQSTTLEEAERLVRSSHEQVMALINSFSNAELFEKGRFAWTGTTTLGSYCTSATSSHYDWALRKIRAHLKELRSTPRP
- a CDS encoding DUF7455 domain-containing protein, with amino-acid sequence MTNTATEQATGSLTAMDRCDRCGAQAYLRVELSSGGELLFCAHHANKHREKLAQVAARIHDETARLKE
- a CDS encoding ATP-dependent DNA helicase, with product MNDTGAWRLLPAVPPEIPVPDAGQAVAAVPRRGVRVVLGGPGTGKTTTLAAAAARRLEEGSTLERLVILTASRQAAQELRRDIIRRRGGAEVGARVTTVHGFALGLLRELGDPAQDLRLLRAPEQEQRLRDLLEGEGEQSWPEEVRAAARTRAFARQLREVLARARQLGLDPEHVIELALGDPVFEAVGRFFETYLTIADFDGALDYTELVHRARLLLADTTVAEACRSRFDAVLVDDAQELDQVAANLLGDLARIGLPLLVFGDPQQRLGSFRGASASSITLLRRLPGAETLGLVTGHRNRPAVAKALAGIRERLDAGDAPPAAAPTPGGGSLVTVSIYDDSAAETAHLAAALREAVLVDGCAWHELAVIARSGRSQLTPLARELTARGIPVEVAGDELALGSQCAVETLLAGLTGAANLEHLGNEAVTRLLAGPLCELDAVGQRALIRSLLATGAGDPDSRDLLGKCLGRPELLKAFPGPEAERVRALGLLLVRAAGKLTRGAPVAEVLWTIWNGTGWPDRLREAALAGSRGANQDLDAVVELFELAGRRQELAGHHGADAFCSAVMREEIPADTGRELSIQGRGVRLLTAHRSRTGSWRRVYVIGVSEGTWPQTGWRGLLLDPDRLAPDHLDAASTAGQIASERRSFYVACSRASEQLHISAPAASEAEPAEPSRFCREPGVAPVRVAGLPGQRQTAASLIAELRRVAADPAESPAMRRAAALRLAHLADITDQQCRPAFREARPENWWGVKQPSSPDWRTSRPLVITGSTLQALLTCPRQWFLSRRGGADRPRGPQAGVGDVIHRLAQRAAWGTMGLAEMLQGLDEVWPRLRFEARWMETAEKEQMRRALTRFHTWNETNPDELLGVEVNFEAPIVVKDVPVLLRGTVDRLELRDGKLSVVDLKTGRRPPTRAEVAEHTQLGVYQLAARLGAFEALAPGIREVAEPSLLQLRHGGALPERQFQPVLPEGPSWLTEKLEQAVEILQRGTFEAREGPQCAWCAFGSSCPAINPGGME
- a CDS encoding ATP-dependent DNA helicase is translated as MKPLNDPGDLCEALGIPFSPEQLNAICDPLEPQVIVAGAGTGKTTVMAARVVWLVGTGQVRAEQVLGLTFTRKAAAELGGRICHALERADLASRDETEGGEMVLTYDAFAARLVREHGLRLGIEADARLLSGASRFRVAARAVAEHPLPLEHLSRLSPRQLPERVLALDAALGSHLATPAQVREFSLRARARFEKAPLWRGSPTKAVLEAQGAIDERLELLELVETYRELKKKLGLVEFADQQAQAVELAQSFPAVGATLRQRFRVVLLDEYQDTSSAQAILLRALFSGADTASGRGFPVTAVGDPNQAIYGWRGAAASNILGFPTHFPGATGEPAKEFTLTINRRSGSRILEVGNALAEPLTRNRGGGVELRPGEGAPDGEVRVLCFDTLAEELDWLATDVTARHAEGTAWRDIAVLTRRNDVLTSVWERLREHDVPVEIVGIGGLLRLPEIAPVVATLKVLADPLANAEVAGLLTGERWRLGLADLAALARRARELAPGEAAEEPLPLPEELTELVSRADPACAPSLLDAMNDPGQAAISGEGRARLERFTSELAELRRHLDEPVPELVRRVISRLGLEAEQLVRGDTSQLARFIAACSTYPDIDGDGSLAGLLAWLDAEEEHGDALERATPTAADSVKLLTVHRAKGLEWHTVYLPALSEGVFPGTDRTGNWSTNSRLLPAPLRGDADAIPQLADYSKRGIDAYREELKQEHRLSEDRLAYVAATRAKRLLVVSAHTWAPGLKRARGRSRYFEDAAALHEGSSMPPPLEENPRPTAARTAAWPVPVTDRAAATAHAAALVRQAREVIASGGDETGWVWGSGVASAAEQERIAAWDRDAAFLAEQLTRRTNRNLTLPAGLSATALMELRKNPVGFAERLARRMPREPKRSTRLGERFHEWVMARFSVSPGFDELEFRARAEEPELERLKRAFEASRFANLTPLGIEVPFLLRWESLVLRGRIDAVFPSDDPAFDALVVDWKIGDSNADPLQLAIYRQAWAKARGLEPGRVATAFHHVLANRLEPVVASPELIRAATAAIIP